TTATGCATTTTTTGAGCCAAGGATCTATCGAAACCGTAATATTAAGGTACCTCAATGTAAGGGTAAGATTTACGTATATACAACCCTTCCCAAACTCCACTTGGGCGATTACACTGGTTATATGTTGTTCCCCATTTGATGTTTGATTCTTCCTGATTATTCAAATTTGATCTTAAAATGTTTGGTTTGcccttttgttttttctttcttactTTCATTTCTTCTGCTGTTAATGATTTCTGATTTGTGCAAAGTATAAGTTTACTTCTTTTTTTAAAGTTAAAGTAATTTCTCGAAGtggcatttttttttctttactttttctgAGTGATGAGTTTTATATTTCCTTAGCTGATATTCCCAACTAATTCAAGTTCTTGATGACCAAATGGTAAATACATGCGGTTGCAGTTTTATCTTCCAGCCATCATCTAAATCTTCAAGGGAATTGAAATTTAGTGTGTCACTATTGATAATTGAGTTAACTATGTAATCCTTATTTGCAAGGGTAATTATCTTTGAGCATTGAGTTTTGACATCCTATTATTGCATAGCCGTGTGAATTTGATGAATAAAGATGCAAACTGGTTCTTATTGCCCTCTTCATGTTTTTTCAGGGTTGTATTGGCGCCATTGACGAGGCAGAGATCTTATGGCAATGTTCCTCAGCCACATGCTATCCTTTATTACTCTCAACGAACCACAAAAGGGGGTCTTCTAATAGCAGAAGCCACAGGAGTTTCTGACACTGCCCAAGGGTAACCTTAGTTCCCATAATTTTACTAGTTTATAGTTGCAATTTGTCCTTGAGCTGAAGGTCTATCCTCTCTACCTTatcaaggtaggggtaagatctgcataCATATTACTCTCTCCAGatctcacttgtgggattacaatgggttttttgttgttgtatacTTGCAGTTACTCCCAAGTAATCATTCTAAATACTGCTATATGCTTATTGATTAAAGGTATCCACAAACACCTGGTATATGGACAAAGGAGCAAGTTGAGGCCTGGAAACCAATTGTAAATGCAGTCCATGCCAAAGGAGGAATCTTTTTTTGCcaaatttggcatgttgggaGAGTTTCCCACAAAGGTAACTGACTTTGCTaacataaatttaattattttatcaaATCATATCTGACGCTTTGAGATAACTATCTCACTAGATGTGAACTTCTGTGCTTCTTAACTTGACTCCTTTTGTTCAGATTTTCAGCCCAATGGACAGGCTCCTATCTCCTGCACAGACAAGCCATTAACACCTCAAATTCGTGCCAATGGCGTGGATGTTGCACAATTTACACCACCACGGCGGCTGACAATAGATGAAATTCCTCAGATTGTTAACGATTTTAGGCTTGCTGCTAAAAATGCCATTGAAGCTGGTAAGACTTTCTTGTCAAGTTTACTGCTTTAATGGAAAGCAGCTTCAGTCTGAAATTCTGGACTAGAAAATCGTTGTTACATATTTTGCTATATGTGTAAGATGAATAGTATCTTTAAAGAAAAGACGACAAAGGAAACAAAGGCAGCAAGTGCTAAAATGGATACCGAGTTCCCAAGAATTAGAAGTATATGCATAAGCTGAGCTGAATGTGTCACTATTTGAATATTTCGGGACTCATATGATGCTTCTTATATACTGTTTATCTCAACTATTTGGCAAACTTGATAAAATAGGATAACCTTTTAGCATGTACTATGTAAGAAGAGGTTAACTTGTTTTTCAAATAAGTATATTCGTTTTATGTTGTGTATATATTGAGTGTGCTTCCCCATTTTTCAGCTGGTGCAACTGCCGGATCTGAACAGTGGGTTAAAACTTAGGCTGTAAGCAATACAACAGAGAAACAAGCAAAAATTTGTACTGACTGCAACATAATGCGTGTGAATAGTGTGATACGTGCCGTCTAAGTGGCATTTCAGTGATGCTCTTCAGTGAATAACCAGAATGAGTCACTTTTCAGTTATCTCCACTATGGTTTCCTAGGAATCAAGAAAAGAAATTTAGACATAGACCTTTCACAGAAATTTTAAATCTTGCAGAACATTTTCGGATATAGGTGCTTTGTTAGATTGATTACATGGTGAGTCGATTAGTAGTGATGTATAATCCTTGCTTTGAATATCTGTTCATGTGCGGTCACGTCAGTATTGCCGTCAAATTAACACCCTCCCTCAAGCTAACTTCACTTATGTTTGTAGGATTTGATGGGGTTGAGATCCATGGAGCTCATGGCTATCTAATCGACCAGTTTATGAAAGACCAAGTCAATGATCGAACGGACCATTATGGAGGGTCTTTAGAGAACCGTTGCAGATTCGCACACGAAATAGTTGAAGCAGTTGTAAATGAGATAGGAGCTGACAGAGTTGGAATAAGGCTTTCCCCATTTGCAAGCTACATGGAATCAGGAGACTCAAACCCAAGTGCTTTGGGACTTTACATGGCCGAATCCTTGAATAAGTATGGCATTGCTTACTGCCACATGGTTGAGCCAAGGATGAAAACAGTTGGGGAAAAAGTAGAATGTCCTGAAAGCCTTGTACCAATGAGGAAGGCATTCAAAGGTACTTTTATGGTAGCTGGTGGTTATGATAGAGGAGATGGAAACAAAGCTGTGGTTGAAGACCGAGCTGATCTTGTTGCGTATGGACGTCTATTCTTAGCCAATCCAGATTTACCAAGGCGATTTGAGCTCGATGCACCTCTCAACAAGTATAACAGGGATACATTCTATATATCTGATCCTGTTGTTGGCTATAGTGACTATCCATTTCTAGAAACCACGGCATGATGCCAAGAAGAATTTTATTGGATACCCTTTTCTTGGATGTAGGGGAAGAGGGGTTTTTCAGATACTTCATATGTCTCACAGAAGAAGTGATCTATTGATAAAGATTTGTAGCATATTCTGCACTTGAATAAAGGATTGGTTTGTTTCTTCTTGTTTCGCTGATAATAGCCTTCTCCTCGTAATAGAAGCCCATTTGATTCATGCATCCTTTGTCTGCCTTATCTATCAGCTTGAGTAGCCTCTTAATTGTAATTAAGGCTGCAAAATATTAAATGTTGGATCCATGTTCAAACTTTAAGTGGTTGACAcaattattttaagaaattgtCTATATCAATGACTCAACTGGTGGACTATGACTGACTCATAGGATGATACGACTGTCCTAGCAAGcctgacaacaacaacaacaacaaccaagtataatcccacttagtggggtctgggagggtagtgtgtacgcagactttacccctaccctagggtagagagactgtttccaaatagacccccggacatccttccctccaagaacttcccaccttgctcttgggagactcgaactcacaacctctcggttggaagtgggggttgcttaccatcagagcaacccctcttgtcaagAACTAGCAAGCCTGACACATCAATAGAAATTTCATCACCAATTTTCCTAAAATTGGGACTAACTGATCTACCTTCTCCTAATCCTGCTATATACCATCCAAACTGTAGCTTTTCCTGCATAGCATGTCGTGGTGGTTCCATGCTCATATTCTTTTGATTGTTTACTCGATGTTACTACAGCCTGCTATAGCTTTTGCCTTGGCAGCTAAGTCTAAAAAAATTATGATGTCTTCTGGTGCATCTTGTTGTTGCGGTACAGTGGACCAAAGAAAGATGTTAAAGCTTATGTTAACTGGTAGCTGAAGACTGCAGTTTTCTGATATAAGGGTCCAGATATTTTCAGTGCATGCCTTTCCAAGATAGAAGTAGCGTCATAATTCCTCTCTTCTGCAGGCAAGTCAAATGTTTACTCTTACGGCCTCATTTCATTAGATGACACGCTCaggttgatcgagagataatcaACACACAGACATTGCTATAGACAATATTATTGGAACTCCCACTGAACGTATAGTATTGTTTagtttatgaaattttttaaagatttgagATGCTTTTAAATGTACATGAAATGCTTAGTGCTTTCTACTTCGCTTTCATGTGAAATGCTATTTTActgttcatgtatttttattatcaCTAAAGTATCGCTCCAACCTTATCGGATGTATCCAATAAACTTACGGGCACAATTATTTAAATTGTCCTCAGTCCCTTTCCTTTGCACAATTATTTAAATTGTGTCCTATGGCTCCTATGTTTATCGTTAAAGGTTCTATGACATGTACTATGGAAGTTTAGTTATATTTATAGACATTATCGTTGTAAAATTTGTAAAGTTAAATTCCACACATTATTTTGATAAAATGAAAGCTAAGATTATTTTCACTGAGAAGTTATAAATGTTTATTGAGATGTCATATTGTATCGTGTATGAAATCGTTAGAATGTTATCGCGGGCCACTGGTGCTAGTTTAAGGCATTGGGTGCCAGTTAGAGAAGAATTAAAGAGAGCAAATTTCTGAACCCAGGTCTTGGGAAATAATTTCGCAACTACGATAGAAGTATACCTAACAATCTTACATTGTTGTATGCCGTGATCTCATTGCATTCTTGATAGATATGTTTGGAAAGCTACCCGATAATTGAAATTGGTGTAATTACTAGGGTAGTAATTACACAACCTAGTAATTATCCTAGTAATTACACAATATAGCAATTACGACGACCTATCTGTTTGTCATAACGTAATTACAGTATAATTACAAGCGTACTGTTTGGTTACACAAGTGAAATTACATACGTAGATTAAATTTTTAAATgaagtaattatcaaaacttaaaagttaatataataaatatatgcctataaaaaattatttatgaGTATAAATGATTATTAGACTTGGTATttaagatgcatattttttgctTGGATATACATTAATtaataatcatatatttatatttaatattgtaaaaataattgatatatatatatatatattaaattaataatatttagtttaattaattataaaaactaaaaatatatgTTTGTAAAAACATCAAGGAATgcatgtttgataaaataaattaatatatataaatataatgtcTTAGCATTATTCAAATGTTTAACAAAACtaatctatcaattctaactAAAAAATGAACAATATGCAAAGTGAAACAACAAGCCAATACTAATAATACAAGTAAATTGGAGACATAAATATAACACAATTTCATCCTAAAAAATAGTACATATTTCAAAATctaacataataaaaataagttCCAATACAGTTTAAGATTAGGAAACATAATAAGTTTATAACCTCATTCAACAATGAAATTCTACTTTAATGTCATCACTCCTTATATGCCAAGAttgttaatgactcattatttctaatattaggaggtgGGGTTTCAAAAACTATAGTAAAAACGCAGTTACactaaatgaagaaaataaaacaaataagaaacaAAATATGCGAGCAATTACATGGAATCACAAGAAGAAAAGGCGgagaaataaaatataaataatgtacaaagaaaaatatatttttaaactaaaaaagaaacaaaaagttaaaaattaaaataaaaagaaattaaaataatgaaaataaaaatttataaagaaaatatattaaaataaaaataaaaaaaggaaagaaattaagaaGTAACCTTGTAATTACACAGTATAATTACCACCAATTCTCACCTCCTTCTTGAGAATTGGAGAATGTAATTACAATTTACAGCTCTCCAATTACACCCAATTCTATGCTGACTAAGTAATTACTTGGCCACACAAACATGTCAAATTGTGTAATTACACCCAAATCCAATTCCTATGTGGCATTCCAAACATGCTCTTAATTTCACAGGTACATAGGAACTAAGTTGTCTTGAATATGCAAGTAGTACATGAAAGTACAAGAGAATggagggggggagggggggtaaATTGTAGCCGATTTGTAAAACTTAGTTGACTATGTAGGAAATTAGTCGACCAAACATCACACAGGAATTAATCGCAACAGAAATAAATTGAGCAAGCAGAAAAGTGAAGGAGGCGCAACATTCTTTATACTGATTCAGTACCTGCCACGACTCAAACTCTAACacgtcgtgatggtgcctatcgtggtactaggcgaGCCGACACTTCACAAAAACACTTCGACATTTCATAAAAATTAAGTCAAAGCTTTCCATAATAGAAATTTCATAAAAGAGTTAAACTTACAATAAGAAAATGCGGAAaagatagcccgacatcggggtgtcactaagtcatgagcaactactacAAACTGTTCTAAAAATAACAAGACTAACATAGTATCAGAATAACCAAAATACACTAAAGggaagataaagaaggagaaaagcagGACTGCGATCACCAtacagctacctcgctatctccgatGATCCACTACTGAGTAAATCAACAACCGATGTCGTGGccagagatacctggatctgcacataaggtgcaggggtTAACgtaagtacaccaactcagtaagtaataagtccaaactatggactaataggtagtgacgaacttaaCCTAAACAGGTAACAAAAATAAAATGTGCAGGAAAAGTAGGCatgttatcaattcaagtataCAGCTCAAACGGTAAAATAAATACAGATCTGCACCATGTGAGATATATAGCTCAGCTAAattctacatgccaatgcacataaTGTATGAAATGTACCATGTGCTCCcgctctcaagtgctcaaccactcggtactgcatATGACCATCCGGCCTAAGGAAATTcatcccggaacatatacaacactgactgcAAGTCAACTAGTACCGAGGAAAAGAGGTATTCCAACCctgaggagaaatccatctcgaggtatatatatacatactcaaCCACTCAGTACCACATATGGAcatccggcccagggaaatccatcctggAACATACTCAATGTTGACTATAAGTCACTCGCTACCGAGGAAAGGGGtaatccaaccctgtggagaaatccatctccagatatcaataattcggacaaatccatgtccaggaaatccatccctcaataatatcatctgcgctcactaggggtgtattacagactccggaggggctcctacatcccaatcataatcatcaacataactcctgtggcatgcaacccgatcccataactgtcactcataatcaggctcttgaCCTCACTCTGTCaccactctccagtctcacacacgaGCTCACAATGCCATTAAAACTAGCCTAGAACAATTATATGATGTgccaataaataacaactgagactgagacatgatatgaaatgcatgaataaggctgagtatagaatatcaatgaaactaGTGAGataacagcaagaaacgaccactagggGTCCCAACAGTATTGGCGCAAAGccctaacatgatatctagcatgatttacagctcatttacttaatcacatgatgGAAACACGGATATCAATAAGAAAGAATCACTAAACGGTGCCATGGGACGAACCAGGTCCCGATTCTCACAGTACACGCCAgcacgcccatcacttggcatgtgcatcacctcaatactaatcacataacacatagttcggggtttcgaaccttcaaaccaagtttgaaagtgttacttacctcaaaccaagccaaaatcctactccgcgacGCCCTTGCTTCTCTAATCGACCTCCAAACATCCCGAACCTAGCCAAAAGCGatacaatgcaatcaatataggACAAGGAACCAATTCCACATTGGACACAAATCTCAAAATTCAATTGAACCTGGCCccagggcccacgtctcgaaatccgacaaaatcacaaaactagaaagcccattcactcacgactccatacatacaaaatttatcaaaatttgactccatttggtccctcaaattgtcaaatcaaactttccaaaacctcaagccctaacccctcatttTCACCCCTAATTTCCACTAATTAATTGACAAAACAATGGGAAAACACCATATATAGGAGTACTAGAGCTCAAGCGACTTACCTCACTGAGAACCCCTTGAATCTCCCTTCAAAATCACTCCTAAAGCTCTAAAAACTGACttgaaaatggtggaaatgaaccaaaattcgcgaagtgtgttatttatactttctgcccaggacttccgcacctgcggccataTATCTGCTCCTACGAAACCGCACTACGGTCATTTCCTCGCACCTGCAGAAACCACTTAAATCCTCAAAGCTGTATCTGTGCCCTAGGTTTCGCACCTGCgggctcgcaaatgcgaccaatctTACGCTCCTGCAGACCCATCCCTGGCCTTTCAGTTTCGCATCTACGGCTGCCCAAATGCACCTACGACCTTGCACCTATGGTTCCCACTCCGCAGGTGTGGAAACACCGGCAATAGCAGCTTCAACTGCATTTTTCAAATTCCAAACTCTCTGTTAGCCATCCAAAATCATTCtgagaccctcgggacctcaaccaaacataccacaagtcatatatcaacatACAAACTTAGCCgaaccttcgaaacactcaaaacaacatcaaaacactgaATTACccccggattcaagcctaagaacttctaaactttcaaatttcacaaatGACACCGAAATCTATTAGATCACGTCCGAGTgaccctaaattttgcacacaagttagaaatgacaccacaaacctactctaacttccatAATTCCATTCCAACTCCGGTATCAAAATTTCCAGTACCggccaaaatcgccaaaattccaactttcgctaattcatgcctaattctaccacgaacctccaatTCACATTCCAGATATGCCCCTAAGTCTAAAATTACCTAACATAGCTAACGTgaccataaaaattcaaatccaatgtcgtttacacataagtcaacatccggtcaactttcccaacttaagccttcacaaaagagactaagtgtctcaacttactccaaaatcactccgaacccaaaccaactaACCCAGTTGTTGCCCCAAGaataggtgaagttttgaagattgacaaaataactcagacatggaccaggtccatcttgtgaagcacagtcatgatcaacctataaatGTGAGATGCATGTGATGGAGATAAGTCtaactgatcaagcagcaatatctcatgatctgatcgaaaaggttgcatattggataaggagagaaagactccttacatgaagagaacacaatttaggatgaagatagtgttagagtttgagatcatcatgaactcttccACGATAGAAGAGTAACAATTGAATCCCactcaaactctgattactaacctattaaatataagtgttgttctcttttacaagcAATGCACATAAGCataagttaaacttaaattgagagcaaaagagcaaggcgattttgcaagcaatttacgtgtgatttgagtgtgcaatcctaaagctacttgaacgagatataagaaccagttccatgtgtctatcttttattctagttcaattgtagtaggtgattttacagtgtacctttcagctttcatagaagcaattgtattaggtacctagagtgttcaagttagagttaacttgaagttgtcgcaacagttgaggctgtgtgtcACAACatgattagagttaatccttaggtttacaaagagtttttgtaaatattattttggctcaatgattttagtggaagtttgggaaaatcctactgagtagtaggtcgtgattttttcaccttttgagccaggtatttttcacataaaaatctccgtgttctttattttctgtatttattattccgcaaacagtagtagttggaacacctagaaggaccaggtccttccatagttcagttaagcgaaaattgggtaccacacaaatcaaccCCCACCTCTTGTATGGTATTGACACTTAAAACATCACCAGTAAGTCAAAATACAgctgaagaacacaaaagaagcaggaaatgggggaatggggctataactctcgaaatgccccaccgggtcgttacattctccccctcttaaacaaacgttcgtcctcaaacgggtctagaaacatacctaaagtctcaaataggtgtggatatttgctccgtatctcccgctcggtctcccaagtagcttcCTCCATGGGCTGACCTTTCCATTGcgctttcactaaagctataccctttgatctcaactttcggacctgccaCTCCAAAATAGTCACTGActtcacatcataagtcaaatcaccatctaactgaaccgtgctaaaatccaagaCATGAGACGGATTACCAATATActttcagagcatagaaacatgaaatattagATGCACacccgacaagctaggtggcaaagcaagctcataagccacctccccaagcctctaaagcacctcaaaaggccaaatgaaccgagggctcagcttgcccttcttcccaaatctcataacacccttcatgggtgaaaacttcagtagaaccttctccccaaccatataaTACACATCAAGAACCATtttgttagcataactctttgtCTTGATTGTGCTGTATGAAGCcgatcctgaatcactttcaccttgtccaaagcatcctgtactaaGCCTGTACCTGAAAGACTAGCCTCGTCccgctcgaaccaacccactggagatctacaccgtctcctatataaagcctcatatggagccatctgaatactcgactgataactgttgttgtaagcaaactctgcgagcggtagaaactagtCTCATGAACccctaaaatcaatgacacaagcgcgtaacatgtcctccaatatctaaatagtgcgctcggactgcccgtccgtctgagggtgaaatgttgtgctcaactcaacctgagtgcccaactctcgctgcacggctctccaaaacta
This sequence is a window from Nicotiana sylvestris chromosome 3, ASM39365v2, whole genome shotgun sequence. Protein-coding genes within it:
- the LOC104220906 gene encoding 12-oxophytodienoate reductase 1-like; translation: MENNAAQIPESRQDIPLLIPYKMGIFQLSHRVVLAPLTRQRSYGNVPQPHAILYYSQRTTKGGLLIAEATGVSDTAQGYPQTPGIWTKEQVEAWKPIVNAVHAKGGIFFCQIWHVGRVSHKDFQPNGQAPISCTDKPLTPQIRANGVDVAQFTPPRRLTIDEIPQIVNDFRLAAKNAIEAGFDGVEIHGAHGYLIDQFMKDQVNDRTDHYGGSLENRCRFAHEIVEAVVNEIGADRVGIRLSPFASYMESGDSNPSALGLYMAESLNKYGIAYCHMVEPRMKTVGEKVECPESLVPMRKAFKGTFMVAGGYDRGDGNKAVVEDRADLVAYGRLFLANPDLPRRFELDAPLNKYNRDTFYISDPVVGYSDYPFLETTA